One Hydrogenoanaerobacterium saccharovorans DNA segment encodes these proteins:
- the alaS gene encoding alanine--tRNA ligase, with product MKWMGLNEIREKYLSFFESKGHTRLPSFPLIPIDDNSLLLINSGMAPMKKFFLGQAVPPNKRVTTCQKCIRTPDIENVGKTARHGTFFEMLGNFSFGDYFKVEATAWAWEFLTKVMEMPEDRLWVTIYEDDDEAFEIWTKKVGISAEKIVRMGKEDNFWEIGSGPCGPCSEIHWDRGPEFGCGKPGCALGCDCDRYMEVWNLVFSQFDGDGKGNYERLEHPNIDTGMGLERLACVMQGVNNLFEVDTVQNIMQHIRKIAGVEYGKEYKTDVSLRVITDHIRSTVFMIGDGVIPSNEGRGYVLRRLLRRAARHGRLLNINEPFLYKVCETVIKENETAYPELIEKKDYIQKVIKVEEDRFAKTIDMGMEMLNNLMDKLSADSINGKLLSGEEAFKLYDTFGFPIDLTKEIIAERGIEVDEDEFKRLMNDQRDRARTARLSGNVISWADDIFADLKEEHVNFTGYAKLADEGSIIAMVKDGEMADSMHAGDKGTIILDQTPFYAESGGQIGDTGVLKLGDNLFHVYETKKTATGLFLHNGEMASGMLTMGNKVTAIIDDERRRAIMRNHTAAHLLQKALIDVLGNHVQQAGQLVDEGRVRFDFTHFSAMTPDEIKRVEDIVNGLIMHAYDVCIKEMPIKEAKEMGATALFGEKYGDVVRVVNVSNESIELCGGTHVSNTSKIGLFKIISESSVAAGVRRIEAATGLNVLELFNENQDMMLKTAENLKASNPHELVAKSAQVMAELKDKIREIEEINVKIAEAKSNELFAQAKEVCGVKYICASFTGTKPEAIRAMCDKIKAEAPNMVGVISTVTDGKASIFASCGKNTIEKGMHAGKLIKAICEFVGGKGGGRPDSAQGGATELFKIDEAFAQVPSLIEEMVGKK from the coding sequence ATGAAGTGGATGGGACTGAATGAAATTCGAGAGAAATATCTCTCTTTTTTCGAAAGCAAAGGACATACAAGACTTCCCAGTTTTCCGTTGATTCCGATTGATGACAACAGCCTGCTGCTGATTAACTCCGGCATGGCACCGATGAAAAAATTCTTTTTAGGGCAGGCGGTTCCTCCGAATAAACGCGTTACCACTTGCCAAAAGTGCATCCGCACACCCGATATTGAAAACGTGGGCAAAACGGCTCGCCACGGCACCTTTTTTGAGATGCTGGGCAACTTTTCGTTCGGCGATTACTTTAAAGTAGAGGCTACCGCTTGGGCGTGGGAATTCCTCACCAAGGTGATGGAGATGCCGGAAGACCGCCTCTGGGTTACCATCTACGAAGACGATGATGAGGCATTTGAGATTTGGACAAAAAAAGTGGGTATCTCCGCCGAAAAAATTGTGCGCATGGGCAAAGAGGATAACTTCTGGGAGATTGGCTCCGGCCCCTGCGGCCCTTGCTCCGAAATCCATTGGGACAGAGGCCCAGAATTTGGTTGCGGTAAACCCGGCTGTGCGCTTGGCTGCGATTGCGACCGCTACATGGAGGTTTGGAACCTTGTATTCTCGCAGTTTGACGGCGATGGCAAAGGCAACTACGAGCGCCTTGAACATCCGAACATCGACACCGGTATGGGGCTTGAGCGCCTTGCGTGTGTTATGCAGGGTGTCAACAACCTGTTTGAAGTAGATACCGTACAGAATATTATGCAGCATATCCGCAAAATTGCGGGTGTTGAATACGGCAAAGAATACAAAACCGACGTATCTCTGCGCGTTATTACCGACCATATCCGTAGCACCGTGTTTATGATTGGCGACGGCGTTATCCCCTCCAACGAGGGCAGAGGCTACGTGTTAAGAAGATTACTCCGCCGTGCTGCACGCCATGGCAGACTGCTGAATATCAACGAACCGTTTTTGTATAAAGTTTGCGAAACAGTGATTAAAGAAAACGAAACCGCTTATCCTGAACTGATTGAGAAAAAAGATTACATCCAAAAGGTAATCAAAGTGGAAGAAGATCGTTTTGCCAAGACCATTGATATGGGTATGGAAATGCTCAACAACCTGATGGACAAACTTTCGGCAGATAGCATCAACGGCAAGCTGCTTTCGGGCGAAGAAGCATTTAAACTGTACGATACGTTCGGTTTCCCCATCGACCTCACCAAAGAGATTATTGCAGAACGTGGCATTGAGGTGGACGAGGACGAATTTAAGCGCCTGATGAACGACCAACGTGACCGTGCCAGAACCGCACGCCTTTCGGGCAATGTCATCAGCTGGGCAGATGATATTTTTGCCGATTTAAAAGAAGAACATGTCAACTTTACCGGCTACGCTAAATTGGCAGACGAGGGCAGCATCATAGCAATGGTAAAAGACGGCGAAATGGCCGACAGCATGCATGCAGGCGACAAGGGTACAATTATCCTCGACCAAACCCCGTTTTATGCAGAAAGTGGCGGACAAATCGGCGACACCGGAGTGCTGAAATTGGGCGATAATCTGTTCCATGTTTACGAAACCAAAAAGACCGCCACAGGCTTATTTTTGCACAACGGTGAGATGGCAAGCGGAATGCTGACTATGGGCAATAAAGTTACCGCAATCATTGATGACGAGCGCCGCCGCGCGATTATGCGCAACCATACTGCTGCTCATCTGCTGCAAAAAGCACTGATTGATGTACTGGGCAACCATGTGCAGCAGGCAGGCCAGTTGGTGGACGAAGGCCGTGTGCGTTTTGACTTTACCCACTTCAGCGCCATGACACCCGATGAAATAAAACGAGTTGAAGATATTGTAAACGGGCTGATTATGCATGCGTACGATGTATGTATTAAAGAGATGCCCATTAAAGAGGCAAAAGAAATGGGCGCAACTGCCTTGTTTGGCGAAAAATACGGTGATGTGGTGCGCGTGGTAAACGTATCGAACGAGAGCATTGAGCTGTGCGGCGGTACGCATGTTTCCAACACCTCCAAAATTGGTTTGTTCAAAATCATTTCCGAAAGCTCGGTTGCGGCGGGTGTACGCCGAATTGAGGCTGCTACCGGTTTAAATGTACTGGAGCTTTTCAATGAAAACCAAGATATGATGCTCAAAACTGCTGAAAACCTCAAGGCAAGTAACCCGCACGAGCTGGTGGCAAAATCCGCTCAGGTTATGGCAGAGCTGAAAGATAAAATCAGAGAGATTGAAGAAATCAATGTGAAAATTGCCGAGGCAAAATCGAATGAGCTGTTTGCCCAAGCAAAAGAAGTATGCGGAGTAAAATACATTTGCGCTTCGTTTACCGGTACCAAACCGGAGGCAATTCGCGCAATGTGCGATAAAATCAAAGCAGAGGCACCCAACATGGTTGGTGTTATCTCCACCGTTACCGATGGCAAAGCATCTATTTTTGCATCTTGCGGTAAAAATACCATTGAAAAAGGGATGCATGCAGGTAAACTGATAAAAGCAATTTGTGAGTTTGTGGGCGGTAAAGGCGGTGGACGCCCAGACAGCGCGCAGGGTGGTGCAACCGAATTGTTTAAAATTGACGAAGCATTTGCACAGGTGCCGTCGCTCATTGAAGAAATGGTAGGCAAAAAATAA
- a CDS encoding phosphoribosyltransferase family protein has protein sequence MDKYYKLTVAGLERDLKICPVNEHLDIASFIMFSDVELTVRCAEELLKLAPEFDVLLTAEAKSIPLAYEMARQSGKPYIPVRKGKKAYMTDPVCVNVKSITTANVQTLYLDKKDLDSLKGKRVLIVDDVISTGMSLKALEEFVERAHGTIAAKAAVLAEGDAADRTDIIFLEKLPLFFK, from the coding sequence ATGGACAAATACTATAAACTCACAGTTGCGGGTTTGGAGCGCGACCTAAAAATCTGCCCTGTTAACGAACATCTGGATATTGCATCCTTTATTATGTTTAGTGATGTGGAGCTGACGGTGCGCTGTGCGGAAGAACTGCTCAAGCTTGCACCTGAGTTCGATGTACTGCTTACCGCAGAGGCAAAGAGCATCCCGCTTGCATACGAAATGGCGCGCCAGTCGGGCAAGCCGTATATTCCCGTACGCAAAGGCAAAAAAGCTTATATGACAGACCCTGTGTGTGTAAATGTAAAATCAATCACAACGGCAAATGTGCAGACGTTGTACCTCGACAAAAAAGATTTGGATTCGCTTAAAGGCAAACGTGTGCTGATTGTGGATGATGTCATCAGTACAGGTATGTCGCTAAAAGCGCTGGAGGAATTTGTTGAAAGGGCACACGGTACCATTGCCGCAAAAGCTGCCGTACTTGCCGAAGGCGATGCAGCCGACAGAACCGATATTATCTTTTTGGAAAAACTGCCGTTGTTTTTTAAATAG
- a CDS encoding DUF362 domain-containing protein produces MDKVSIITTEDYSPYLLDSAVESHFQLLGLDSFLHPGLRVTLKPNLLMKRTPAEATTTHPEVVAAVGRALKKRGITDITLADSPGGLYTVGALTGIYKTCGMADMAQREGVQLNYDTGWQEITTQTQRVTKFNIINPVAQADLVINICKLKTHCMTGLSGGVKNLFGCVPGLQKPEFHYRFKNADEFSDMLIDLCETVKPAITFVDAVVSMEGDGPSSGNPIHTGLTLCAANPYALDVVLCRLIRMEEKQALTVKASFERKLALYYDDIELVGDSQKINSVANFRMPATKSVDFNTRLPNWMQSAANFITDRWLVPKPVIHRNQCIGCGKCAESCPAKTIALHKRKAYINYQNCIKCYCCHEMCPVKAIHVKRSKLLSS; encoded by the coding sequence TTGGACAAAGTATCGATTATAACCACAGAAGATTACAGCCCGTATTTACTGGACTCAGCGGTTGAAAGTCATTTTCAACTGCTGGGTCTTGACTCTTTTTTGCACCCAGGTTTGCGTGTAACACTCAAACCCAACCTGCTGATGAAGCGCACCCCCGCAGAGGCAACCACCACACACCCCGAGGTGGTGGCGGCGGTGGGACGCGCGCTGAAAAAACGCGGCATCACCGACATTACTTTGGCGGACAGCCCCGGAGGATTGTACACGGTGGGGGCGCTTACCGGCATTTATAAAACCTGCGGTATGGCAGATATGGCACAGCGCGAAGGGGTACAGCTCAATTACGATACAGGCTGGCAAGAGATTACCACCCAAACACAGCGTGTTACAAAGTTCAATATCATCAACCCTGTTGCACAGGCAGATTTGGTAATCAACATCTGCAAACTGAAAACCCACTGTATGACGGGGCTTTCGGGTGGGGTGAAAAACCTCTTTGGCTGTGTGCCGGGGCTGCAAAAACCCGAATTTCACTATCGTTTTAAAAATGCGGATGAGTTTAGCGATATGCTGATTGATTTGTGCGAAACGGTAAAACCTGCTATCACCTTTGTAGATGCTGTGGTATCGATGGAAGGGGACGGGCCGTCAAGCGGCAACCCAATTCATACAGGGCTGACGCTGTGTGCGGCAAACCCTTATGCACTCGATGTGGTGCTGTGCAGGCTCATCCGTATGGAAGAAAAACAAGCACTTACGGTAAAAGCCTCATTTGAACGCAAGCTTGCACTGTACTATGATGATATAGAACTGGTGGGGGATTCGCAAAAGATAAATTCGGTTGCAAACTTTCGTATGCCTGCAACCAAATCGGTGGACTTCAATACACGTCTGCCAAACTGGATGCAAAGCGCGGCGAATTTTATTACTGACCGTTGGTTGGTGCCAAAACCTGTAATCCACCGCAACCAATGCATAGGCTGTGGCAAGTGCGCCGAAAGCTGCCCTGCCAAAACCATTGCGTTGCACAAACGCAAAGCGTACATCAATTATCAAAATTGCATCAAGTGCTACTGCTGCCACGAAATGTGCCCTGTCAAGGCAATTCATGTAAAGCGCAGCAAACTGTTAAGTTCTTGA
- the ispE gene encoding 4-(cytidine 5'-diphospho)-2-C-methyl-D-erythritol kinase, producing the protein MPSVKLKAPAKINLTLDVVGKREDGYHYMEMVMQAVDLYNLVTVELTDTQGIAITCSNPEVPCDERNVCHKAARHFFAATGIQPQEGLAIDIRKTIPMEAGLAGGSTDAAATLVALNELYRTNLTREQLCEIGVKAGADVPFCIVGGTAVSEGIGDLLTNLPPMPPCWIVIAKPYESMKTPECFARYDNTVIENRPDIDSMAVAIIAQDLHGIAQHLCNVFEQVTAFESVSEMKRVMQEYGCLGAAMTGSGTAVFGLFANKRLARRCMNKLMGSCKSVFIARPINHGVKITEITE; encoded by the coding sequence ATGCCAAGCGTAAAATTGAAAGCACCCGCAAAAATCAACCTCACACTGGATGTGGTGGGCAAACGGGAAGACGGTTACCACTATATGGAAATGGTAATGCAGGCGGTAGACCTGTACAATCTTGTAACAGTGGAGCTGACCGATACACAAGGCATTGCCATTACCTGCTCGAACCCCGAAGTGCCGTGCGATGAACGCAACGTGTGCCATAAGGCGGCGCGCCATTTTTTTGCTGCAACGGGTATTCAGCCGCAAGAGGGTTTGGCAATTGATATTCGTAAAACCATACCAATGGAGGCAGGGCTTGCAGGCGGCAGTACGGACGCGGCAGCCACGCTTGTTGCACTCAACGAACTGTACCGCACCAACCTTACCCGCGAGCAGTTGTGCGAAATTGGGGTAAAAGCGGGCGCCGACGTACCATTCTGCATTGTAGGCGGTACTGCGGTAAGCGAGGGAATTGGAGATTTGCTCACCAATTTGCCGCCCATGCCCCCCTGCTGGATTGTAATTGCAAAGCCGTACGAGAGCATGAAAACACCCGAGTGCTTTGCCCGCTACGACAACACCGTGATTGAAAATCGCCCCGACATCGACAGTATGGCGGTGGCAATCATCGCTCAAGATTTGCACGGCATTGCTCAACATCTGTGTAATGTGTTTGAGCAAGTAACCGCCTTTGAAAGCGTAAGTGAAATGAAACGTGTTATGCAAGAATACGGCTGTTTGGGCGCTGCCATGACAGGCAGCGGAACCGCAGTGTTTGGCTTGTTTGCAAACAAGCGGCTTGCACGACGCTGTATGAACAAACTGATGGGCAGTTGTAAATCGGTATTCATCGCACGCCCCATCAACCATGGCGTAAAAATTACAGAGATTACTGAATAA
- a CDS encoding helix-turn-helix domain-containing protein: MARIIDGAKNNIVGKYIREERKKQKISQKGLSVKLELMGIYVCPWSFSRLENNERTVTDIEIDAISKILNVSLEYLFGREDENRGAK, encoded by the coding sequence GTGGCAAGGATTATTGATGGAGCTAAAAATAATATTGTAGGTAAATACATTCGTGAAGAAAGGAAAAAGCAAAAAATAAGCCAAAAAGGACTGTCCGTGAAATTAGAGTTGATGGGTATTTATGTGTGCCCATGGTCATTTTCACGTTTAGAAAACAACGAACGCACTGTTACGGATATAGAAATTGATGCAATATCAAAAATTTTAAACGTTTCGTTAGAATATTTATTCGGGCGAGAAGACGAAAACAGGGGCGCAAAATAA
- a CDS encoding helix-turn-helix domain-containing protein, protein MSRQRSMDSILASDFVTIGELVRLTNCRYSTLKFYTEEGMLPFEQAEENLTRRFPREKAIARIEKIQMLKKQGLSIPEVKKLLDKH, encoded by the coding sequence TTGTCGAGACAACGATCTATGGATTCCATCTTAGCATCTGATTTTGTAACGATTGGCGAACTGGTAAGGCTTACGAATTGCCGGTATAGTACCCTGAAATTTTATACAGAGGAAGGGATGCTGCCATTTGAACAGGCGGAAGAAAACTTGACAAGAAGGTTTCCCCGTGAAAAAGCAATTGCGCGAATTGAAAAAATTCAGATGTTAAAAAAGCAGGGGCTAAGTATCCCTGAAGTAAAAAAACTACTGGATAAACATTGA
- the spoIIR gene encoding stage II sporulation protein R, translating into MKRWELSILIGLILSIITSSITGFAAQCDVVRDSTIRLHILANSDSKSDQALKLMVRDAVLTEAADVFGGAPTKQRAVELAQQNINKITAVAEKTLRANGCNDKVTAQVVNMFFATRQYGNVVMPAGHYDAVRILIGEAAGKNWWCVMFPPMCLPAAEKKQSNEITKAEQVLITAQPEYELKFAVVEAYEKLKEEWQERFGTHKSNEKSKNMSTAAPPKQSK; encoded by the coding sequence ATGAAACGCTGGGAGCTTTCTATACTGATTGGACTAATTTTATCAATTATAACTAGTAGCATTACAGGGTTTGCCGCGCAGTGCGACGTAGTGCGAGACAGCACCATTCGCCTGCACATTTTGGCAAACTCCGACAGCAAAAGTGACCAAGCACTCAAACTGATGGTACGTGACGCCGTACTGACCGAAGCAGCCGATGTATTCGGCGGTGCACCCACCAAACAACGTGCTGTAGAACTTGCACAGCAAAACATAAACAAGATTACTGCGGTGGCAGAAAAAACTTTGCGCGCAAACGGATGCAACGATAAAGTAACCGCGCAGGTGGTAAACATGTTTTTTGCAACGCGCCAGTACGGCAATGTGGTGATGCCTGCGGGGCACTATGATGCGGTGCGTATTCTGATTGGTGAGGCAGCGGGTAAAAATTGGTGGTGTGTGATGTTCCCGCCCATGTGCCTGCCTGCTGCCGAAAAAAAGCAGAGCAACGAAATTACCAAAGCAGAGCAGGTGCTTATTACTGCACAGCCCGAATATGAGCTGAAATTTGCAGTGGTAGAAGCGTACGAAAAGCTCAAAGAAGAGTGGCAAGAAAGGTTCGGCACGCATAAAAGTAATGAGAAAAGCAAGAATATGTCTACCGCCGCACCACCAAAGCAAAGTAAATAG
- a CDS encoding aminotransferase class I/II-fold pyridoxal phosphate-dependent enzyme, whose translation MNYENILSGKVKTIKPSGIRKFFDIAAEMDDVISLSVGEPDFKTPWEIREAGIRSLEKGKTWYTANAGLTELKEEICSYLKRHFNLTYQPKGETLVTVGGSEGIDICIRALVNPGEEVIVPEPCYVSYAPIAELTGAVVVPIATKAENGFRLTAEELKAAITPKTKLLILPFPNNPTGAVMRREHLEAIADVLRSTDIMVLSDEIYAELTYGDNRHVSFAEIDGMWERTILINGFSKAYAMTGWRLGYACGPEPIIKQMTKIHQFAIMCAPTTSQYAAIVALKNCDEQIANMQNQYDMRRRLLVSEMNKLGLTCFEPEGAFYVFPCIKSTGMTSDEFCEKLLRTKKVAVIPGTAFGDSGEGFVRISYSYSINHLMEAVKRIEAFIGELK comes from the coding sequence ATAAATTACGAAAACATACTTTCGGGTAAGGTGAAAACCATCAAACCCTCCGGTATCAGAAAATTTTTTGATATCGCTGCGGAAATGGATGATGTCATCTCGCTCAGCGTTGGTGAGCCCGATTTTAAAACCCCGTGGGAGATCCGCGAGGCGGGGATTCGTTCGCTTGAAAAAGGTAAGACTTGGTACACTGCAAATGCAGGCTTAACTGAACTGAAAGAGGAGATTTGCAGTTACCTAAAACGCCATTTCAACTTAACCTATCAGCCCAAAGGCGAAACACTGGTAACGGTAGGCGGTTCCGAGGGGATTGACATCTGCATCCGTGCACTGGTGAACCCCGGCGAAGAGGTAATTGTGCCCGAGCCATGCTATGTTTCGTATGCGCCCATTGCAGAACTTACCGGTGCTGTGGTGGTGCCCATTGCAACCAAAGCAGAAAATGGCTTTCGCCTTACGGCAGAAGAACTCAAAGCGGCAATCACACCCAAAACCAAGCTGCTGATACTGCCATTCCCCAACAACCCAACCGGTGCGGTTATGCGCCGCGAGCACCTGGAGGCGATAGCCGATGTGCTGCGCAGTACCGATATCATGGTGCTTTCGGATGAAATTTATGCAGAGCTTACTTATGGCGATAACCGCCATGTTTCTTTTGCTGAAATAGATGGAATGTGGGAACGCACCATTCTCATCAACGGCTTTTCCAAAGCATATGCCATGACAGGCTGGCGTTTAGGCTATGCCTGCGGGCCGGAACCCATCATTAAGCAGATGACCAAAATTCATCAGTTTGCCATTATGTGTGCACCTACCACCAGCCAGTATGCGGCAATTGTGGCGCTGAAAAACTGTGATGAGCAGATTGCAAATATGCAAAACCAATATGATATGCGCCGCCGCCTGCTGGTGAGTGAGATGAACAAGCTGGGGCTTACCTGTTTTGAGCCGGAGGGTGCGTTTTACGTGTTCCCCTGTATCAAGTCTACAGGCATGACCTCGGATGAATTCTGCGAAAAGCTTTTGCGTACCAAAAAGGTTGCGGTTATCCCCGGTACCGCGTTTGGAGACAGCGGCGAGGGCTTTGTACGAATTTCTTACTCCTATTCCATCAACCATTTGATGGAAGCGGTGAAACGAATCGAAGCATTTATCGGCGAATTGAAGTGA
- a CDS encoding histidine triad nucleotide-binding protein, with amino-acid sequence MMDCLFCKIAAGEIPSKKIYEDDKVLAFYDIDPKAPVHFLVIPKQHIPSADYITAENSAIVGHVFEVIAKIAAELKLEKGYRVVNNCGEHGGQTVEHLHFHILAGRSLAWPPG; translated from the coding sequence ATGATGGATTGTTTATTTTGTAAAATTGCAGCCGGTGAAATCCCCTCCAAAAAAATTTATGAGGACGATAAGGTATTGGCGTTTTATGATATTGACCCCAAAGCGCCAGTGCATTTTTTAGTCATCCCCAAGCAGCACATCCCCAGTGCGGATTACATTACAGCTGAAAACAGCGCCATTGTAGGCCATGTGTTTGAAGTAATAGCCAAAATTGCTGCCGAATTAAAGCTCGAAAAAGGCTATCGCGTTGTAAATAACTGCGGTGAGCACGGCGGACAAACCGTTGAGCACCTGCATTTTCATATTTTGGCAGGCAGAAGTTTGGCGTGGCCTCCGGGCTGA